Proteins from a genomic interval of Sphingobacterium sp. SYP-B4668:
- a CDS encoding YihY/virulence factor BrkB family protein, translating into MNRFHHILLSFKPYDHFIEWTKGVVLPGFGSLPLYTVGTFFFQEIARESIINKASSLAYNFLLAMFPAIIFLFTLIPYIPIDNFQEQLLEFLKVIIPHNAFGVIQTTLEDIIKNQNGGLLSFGFVLATFFSTNGMHTLMLAFNKASLTTENRSWIKQRLVALVLSFIIIFALTVGMSIFTFAGIVINYLKSNISVDASWFWTFIIKAARWLILFSTYFFTVSCLYKFGPASNRKWKLFSPGATLATILAILTFSGFAYYINHFGAYNKLYGSIGTIIVIMIWMYLNSLILLVGYELNASIALSKQSIKIVRPRTYNSFKPVD; encoded by the coding sequence ATGAACCGGTTTCATCATATATTGCTCTCTTTCAAACCATACGACCATTTTATCGAATGGACTAAGGGCGTAGTGCTTCCCGGCTTTGGCTCACTTCCTTTATATACGGTTGGAACGTTTTTTTTTCAGGAGATTGCTCGGGAATCCATTATAAATAAGGCTTCTTCTTTAGCATACAATTTTCTACTGGCTATGTTTCCGGCTATCATTTTCCTTTTTACATTGATACCCTACATACCCATTGACAATTTTCAAGAACAGCTATTAGAATTTCTAAAAGTAATCATACCGCACAATGCATTTGGTGTAATCCAAACTACCTTGGAAGATATTATCAAAAATCAGAATGGGGGACTTCTTTCCTTTGGTTTTGTCTTGGCAACGTTTTTCTCGACCAACGGCATGCACACCCTGATGTTAGCATTTAACAAAGCATCGCTGACGACTGAGAATAGAAGCTGGATCAAACAGCGCTTAGTGGCATTGGTTTTGTCATTCATCATTATCTTCGCGTTAACGGTGGGTATGAGTATATTTACATTTGCAGGCATTGTCATCAATTATTTGAAATCCAACATATCGGTAGACGCTTCTTGGTTCTGGACATTCATAATTAAGGCCGCAAGATGGTTAATTCTATTTAGCACATACTTCTTTACGGTAAGTTGTCTCTATAAATTTGGACCGGCTTCAAATCGCAAATGGAAATTATTTAGTCCTGGAGCTACACTTGCCACAATTCTTGCCATCCTCACCTTCTCGGGATTCGCATATTACATCAATCATTTCGGGGCATACAATAAGCTATATGGCTCAATTGGAACTATTATCGTCATCATGATTTGGATGTATCTCAACTCCCTTATCCTTCTTGTGGGCTACGAACTCAATGCCAGTATCGCGCTGTCCAAGCAAAGCATTAAAATAGTGAGACCACGCACCTATAATTCATTCAAGCCTGTAGATTAG
- a CDS encoding RecQ family ATP-dependent DNA helicase — MNSKAILQQYWGYDSFRPLQEEIIESILTGRDTLALMPTGGGKSLCYQVPALMKEGICIVISPLIALMKDQVEQLKKRGIEAVAIFSGMTAREVDITLDNCIFGKIKFLYLAPERLYSDLVRERIRYMKVNLFAIDEAHCISQWGYDFRPSYLQLISLRELHADIPFLAVTASATTRVVEDIQDKLQFKAPHVFRMSFERKNLGYMALSEEDKWGRMIRIIQKQGGAGVIYVRNRRETQEIARHLLNHGIPADYYHAGLSTSVRAQKQDEWMNNKSRVIVATNAFGMGIDKSDVRFVIHMDIPDSLEAYYQEAGRAGRDGKKAFPVLLYQQQDRDRLWNSLVSSFPSVIFIQQAYHHLCNHFQIAYGAGEGTIFDFDVIEFAKKYKIDLVETMSALKFLERDGWVSLSDAVFIPARFKFEIDYQELYKYQISNAKFDGLIKAILRSYGGVFDFHIHINEYEFAKKLKMPYEEIVKMLMDLQKQGVATYLKSTDAPQLQFLQNRVDYKNLYIDTQFIKERKVVKEEQLRAIYNYLDAKECRSIALLQYFGEQNTPACGECDLCLTRKHRNNQERKIRHEIQHLLIDSPLGIHHLVDRLTIGDDDIRLKVIRKLLDEELLIVQDEHYYWKTVF; from the coding sequence ATGAATAGCAAAGCAATTCTACAGCAATATTGGGGGTATGACTCGTTTCGTCCGCTGCAGGAGGAAATAATTGAGTCTATTCTAACTGGGAGAGATACCCTTGCGCTGATGCCTACTGGCGGAGGTAAATCCCTGTGTTATCAAGTGCCAGCTCTCATGAAAGAAGGCATATGTATAGTCATCAGTCCCTTAATTGCTTTGATGAAGGATCAGGTCGAGCAGCTGAAGAAGCGAGGCATTGAAGCGGTTGCTATTTTTTCGGGAATGACGGCAAGAGAAGTTGATATTACTTTGGACAATTGTATCTTCGGCAAGATTAAGTTCTTGTATCTCGCGCCCGAACGGTTGTATAGTGATTTGGTAAGGGAGCGCATTCGATATATGAAGGTCAATCTTTTCGCAATCGACGAGGCCCATTGTATATCGCAGTGGGGATATGATTTTCGTCCCTCTTATCTTCAACTGATATCACTTCGTGAATTACATGCTGATATCCCTTTTCTAGCAGTTACGGCTTCAGCGACGACAAGAGTGGTGGAAGATATTCAAGACAAGCTCCAATTTAAAGCACCACACGTTTTTAGGATGAGCTTTGAACGGAAGAATTTGGGCTATATGGCATTATCAGAAGAAGATAAATGGGGACGGATGATTCGTATTATTCAGAAGCAGGGAGGAGCTGGGGTCATCTATGTGCGAAATCGACGAGAAACCCAAGAAATAGCCCGACACTTGCTTAACCATGGAATACCGGCTGATTATTATCATGCGGGATTGAGTACTTCAGTACGTGCACAAAAACAGGATGAATGGATGAATAACAAGTCTCGTGTAATTGTCGCGACAAATGCTTTTGGAATGGGCATTGATAAATCAGATGTACGGTTTGTTATCCACATGGATATTCCTGATTCTCTTGAAGCCTATTACCAGGAGGCTGGTAGAGCCGGGCGTGATGGTAAAAAAGCCTTTCCGGTATTACTTTATCAACAGCAAGATCGCGATCGACTCTGGAATAGTTTGGTGTCATCATTTCCCTCGGTTATATTTATCCAACAAGCTTACCATCATCTTTGTAACCATTTTCAGATAGCTTACGGTGCTGGAGAGGGGACAATATTCGATTTTGACGTAATAGAATTTGCAAAGAAGTACAAAATTGACTTGGTAGAAACCATGAGTGCACTTAAGTTTTTGGAGAGAGATGGATGGGTATCTCTTTCCGATGCGGTATTTATACCGGCCCGATTTAAGTTTGAAATAGACTATCAAGAGTTGTATAAGTATCAAATCAGTAATGCAAAATTTGATGGACTGATTAAAGCTATCTTACGGTCGTATGGTGGCGTTTTCGATTTTCATATCCATATCAACGAGTATGAATTTGCCAAGAAATTGAAGATGCCATATGAAGAAATCGTTAAGATGCTAATGGATTTGCAAAAGCAAGGAGTAGCTACATATTTGAAGTCTACCGATGCTCCTCAGCTACAATTCTTGCAAAATCGTGTCGATTATAAAAACCTTTACATTGATACCCAGTTCATCAAAGAGCGAAAGGTGGTTAAAGAAGAGCAACTAAGGGCTATATATAATTATTTAGATGCTAAAGAGTGCCGTAGTATTGCGCTCCTACAATATTTTGGAGAGCAGAATACTCCCGCATGTGGCGAGTGCGACCTGTGCCTGACTAGGAAGCATCGAAATAATCAAGAACGAAAGATTCGTCATGAAATACAGCATCTCCTCATTGATAGCCCCTTAGGGATACATCATCTTGTGGATCGGTTGACCATTGGAGATGACGATATAAGACTGAAAGTCATTCGAAAGTTATTGGACGAAGAGTTGCTCATTGTCCAAGATGAGCATTATTATTGGAAGACAGTGTTCTAA
- a CDS encoding hybrid sensor histidine kinase/response regulator has protein sequence MKKTNVSYQKSNRVRNLLLFSTIVLFAFIVLVFLISFQQYQNIQKRLENIYSSINEENSDFSNILTKYNEAENYFRLFSIDFDKENYQKYEHTLLDINGVIDSMLIVFENSDKSSSSYNDNIERRRQIADDFVLLRLRITEILDFSDTLKNYPQLLIYNKDFTPPPPKIEKKKVPKEQSYVVIKKKSFFKRLFDNKADTIKLPNLEAIEVEQQQLEQQYQTQIVNAKKHTQDRLSELKKSFYDLRQKERELLSTNFVLLYELNKIIRDVHDRQMLQKHANTSTETKVLFQKTNQFKWTLVSSMIFMFIMICFIAYYQLYSNYYERKLIEEKLYANNLAEEKTDTLAEITHEIRTPINSLIGIIDLLKKRGDLYTNKDRLLLESAYSSIQSTSKTINDILNLSKVDGADSNLLLSDFDINELLIDVTEQYRNQAELKNLSLKYVIEKSKNTVIHSDEFKIRHILNNLISNAIKYSQKGNITTTVKINDKNHQLLLIVKDEGIGISEDLEKTIFRKYFTVNKTNKVEGGVGLGLFITKKLASSLKGKINFNSVVNQGTIFRIEIPIPAAKRPKLPSTERVNSIAELGKDISWLIVDDNALNLLYMKQFFAQHPFVETATNGIEALKIILEKRIDVVITDINMPLMAGDELLVRIRKDEKYNHIFTIATSSDNEQVKALELKHGLKFDGILIKPFNEKKLVDTILLTLKSRSEVI, from the coding sequence ATGAAAAAAACAAATGTATCGTACCAAAAGAGTAATAGAGTAAGAAATCTACTTCTTTTCTCCACTATTGTTTTGTTTGCATTTATCGTGCTGGTCTTTCTCATTTCATTTCAACAATACCAGAATATTCAGAAGAGATTAGAAAACATCTATAGCTCCATCAATGAAGAAAACAGCGATTTTTCAAACATATTGACTAAATATAATGAAGCTGAGAATTATTTCCGTCTATTCTCGATAGATTTTGACAAGGAAAATTATCAAAAATATGAACACACATTATTGGATATTAATGGTGTGATAGACTCCATGTTGATTGTCTTTGAAAACAGTGACAAATCCTCAAGTTCATACAATGATAATATTGAACGACGACGACAAATAGCGGATGATTTCGTATTGTTAAGATTACGAATCACTGAGATACTTGACTTTTCTGATACGCTAAAAAACTACCCTCAATTACTTATTTACAACAAGGATTTTACTCCGCCCCCACCAAAAATCGAAAAAAAGAAAGTTCCTAAGGAGCAGTCATACGTAGTAATAAAGAAAAAATCCTTCTTCAAAAGGCTGTTCGACAATAAAGCGGATACCATTAAACTTCCCAATCTGGAGGCCATTGAAGTCGAACAACAACAGCTTGAACAGCAATATCAAACGCAAATAGTAAACGCTAAAAAACACACACAAGATAGGCTATCGGAACTTAAAAAATCATTTTACGACCTTAGACAAAAGGAAAGAGAATTACTATCTACAAATTTCGTACTCCTTTACGAGCTCAATAAAATCATTCGTGATGTACATGATAGGCAGATGTTACAAAAGCATGCCAACACGAGTACAGAAACCAAAGTGTTGTTTCAAAAAACAAATCAATTTAAATGGACATTGGTGAGTAGTATGATATTTATGTTTATCATGATTTGCTTTATTGCTTACTACCAATTATACAGCAATTATTATGAACGGAAACTGATCGAAGAAAAGCTATATGCCAACAATCTTGCAGAAGAAAAAACAGATACTTTGGCTGAAATTACACATGAAATTCGGACACCTATCAACTCCTTAATAGGAATTATAGATTTACTCAAAAAGAGAGGAGATCTTTACACCAATAAAGACCGTCTATTGCTTGAGTCGGCATATTCCAGTATCCAAAGTACTTCCAAAACCATAAATGACATTCTCAACCTCAGCAAAGTTGATGGGGCAGATAGTAATCTATTGCTCAGCGACTTTGATATCAACGAATTATTGATTGACGTTACCGAACAATATCGGAATCAGGCCGAACTCAAAAACTTGTCCTTAAAATATGTTATTGAAAAGAGCAAAAATACAGTGATACATTCGGATGAGTTCAAAATTAGGCATATCTTGAACAATCTTATTTCAAATGCTATCAAATATTCGCAAAAAGGAAATATCACAACAACAGTCAAGATTAACGATAAAAATCATCAATTACTCTTAATTGTCAAAGATGAGGGTATAGGAATTTCTGAAGACCTTGAAAAAACCATCTTCAGAAAATACTTCACCGTCAATAAGACCAACAAAGTAGAAGGTGGAGTGGGATTAGGCTTGTTCATTACGAAAAAACTGGCAAGTAGCCTTAAAGGAAAAATCAATTTTAACAGTGTTGTGAACCAAGGAACAATCTTCCGAATTGAGATACCAATCCCTGCCGCAAAAAGACCCAAGCTACCTAGCACTGAACGTGTAAACTCAATTGCTGAACTTGGGAAGGACATTTCTTGGTTGATTGTAGATGATAACGCATTGAATCTACTTTATATGAAGCAATTTTTTGCACAGCATCCATTTGTGGAAACTGCTACAAATGGAATTGAAGCATTGAAAATTATATTAGAAAAGAGAATTGATGTAGTCATCACAGATATCAATATGCCGCTGATGGCGGGAGACGAGCTCTTGGTGCGCATTCGGAAGGACGAAAAATACAACCATATATTCACTATAGCAACATCATCTGATAATGAACAAGTTAAAGCTCTCGAACTGAAACATGGACTAAAATTTGATGGTATATTAATCAAACCATTTAATGAAAAAAAACTAGTGGATACCATCCTATTGACCTTAAAATCAAGGTCTGAAGTGATTTAA
- a CDS encoding ComEC/Rec2 family competence protein, whose amino-acid sequence MEYYTPKHVPLIKVVFFLMIGIWLGFVVEDISFPVFYLEAISVIIVIILILSFFLSSKRLWKRLYVFALYVLLLFLGIYNIVSKNPIHHPNHFAHFDDKLLIGIVDDEPRLKGDLLRCPIRIVGGVDGSLEISRMGMLMMTISGVDSSQILKYGDEIIFRNNIKEVARPSNPREFDYARYLSYSNIWYQSFLETSQIQIRRHNQGNSLQAFAFQVRDNLVEKFRNYILDPQAFHVASAVILGYRVHMDEEIISAFNDTGTIHLLSVSGLHVGLVFGILVWLLSWMDRIKGGAIIRTLIILLCVWAYSIMTGMSAPVIRAAIMISFYIVVTLIRRRSNIYNTIAASAFFMLIVDSKQLADIGFQLSYMAVLGIVAVVPVLNTIYRPKYRYIQSILTYCYVSLGAQLFTLPLIIYYFGQFPNYFLVANLLIAIPSSLIMYLGMGLAILPFESMGTVLGYLLNELIVVMLSGLKFLGALPGAVTRGVVFNGLQVSLFFVVICSLFVSYYTRSKTGLWALVGSILVLNITLINHDISHQNYQGVKFYNVKGDVAVAYIDRGRVTLFSNLDSLYHPVLAFRVLPDILGYTSKERIVFQRILASKQKSNLFIATPYVRLMLLEGPYIPDTLSTTDILFLRRNSTVDLPDLIPKASPKLVLLDGSSSDKRIMKYIRQLDSLAIPYYTMKNNFAYVWDKDLR is encoded by the coding sequence GCAATAAGCGTTATCATCGTTATAATACTCATCCTCAGTTTTTTCTTAAGTAGTAAGCGCTTATGGAAGAGACTATATGTATTCGCACTTTATGTATTGTTGTTGTTTTTGGGTATATATAATATCGTTAGTAAAAATCCTATCCATCATCCTAATCATTTTGCTCACTTTGATGATAAGTTATTGATTGGCATCGTGGATGATGAGCCACGACTGAAGGGGGATTTACTGCGATGTCCTATTCGCATAGTTGGAGGAGTAGATGGCAGTCTGGAAATATCTCGAATGGGGATGTTAATGATGACCATTTCAGGTGTTGATAGTTCTCAAATTTTGAAATATGGAGATGAGATTATTTTTCGTAACAATATCAAAGAAGTAGCACGCCCATCCAATCCTCGCGAGTTTGACTATGCGCGATATCTTTCCTATTCAAATATTTGGTATCAAAGTTTTTTGGAGACAAGCCAAATTCAGATACGAAGACATAATCAAGGAAATAGCTTGCAAGCTTTTGCCTTTCAAGTTAGGGATAATCTAGTCGAAAAATTCAGAAACTATATATTAGATCCTCAAGCATTTCATGTGGCCTCGGCCGTAATATTGGGGTATCGTGTTCACATGGACGAAGAGATTATCAGTGCATTCAACGATACTGGCACGATCCATCTTTTGAGCGTTTCAGGTCTACATGTTGGATTGGTCTTTGGAATCTTAGTCTGGTTGCTGTCCTGGATGGATAGGATAAAGGGAGGGGCAATAATTCGTACGCTGATTATACTATTGTGTGTATGGGCATATTCAATTATGACTGGTATGTCGGCTCCTGTGATAAGGGCCGCCATTATGATTTCGTTTTATATCGTGGTTACCCTCATACGTAGAAGGTCAAATATCTATAATACGATAGCAGCCTCTGCGTTCTTTATGTTGATTGTAGACAGCAAGCAATTAGCTGATATTGGCTTTCAATTGTCTTATATGGCCGTATTGGGTATAGTTGCGGTCGTCCCTGTTTTGAATACTATCTACCGCCCCAAATACAGATATATTCAAAGTATACTAACTTATTGCTATGTCTCATTGGGTGCACAATTATTTACGCTACCACTTATCATATATTACTTTGGACAGTTTCCCAATTATTTTTTAGTTGCTAACCTTCTTATAGCCATCCCATCGTCTTTAATCATGTACCTAGGCATGGGATTAGCCATTTTGCCCTTTGAAAGCATGGGGACAGTATTGGGATATTTGCTAAATGAGTTGATTGTTGTAATGCTTTCTGGATTGAAGTTCTTAGGTGCATTGCCAGGGGCAGTTACACGTGGCGTTGTATTCAATGGTTTGCAAGTTAGCTTGTTTTTTGTTGTGATATGTAGTCTATTTGTCTCCTATTACACTAGGAGTAAGACAGGTCTATGGGCATTGGTCGGATCTATTTTGGTTCTAAATATAACCCTGATTAATCACGATATTAGCCATCAGAATTACCAAGGGGTAAAATTTTATAATGTAAAAGGTGATGTAGCGGTTGCATATATTGATAGAGGCCGTGTCACCTTATTTTCAAATTTGGACTCTCTGTACCACCCGGTATTGGCGTTTCGCGTTTTGCCCGATATACTTGGTTACACCTCAAAAGAAAGAATTGTTTTTCAACGAATCTTAGCTTCGAAGCAAAAGTCAAATCTATTCATCGCAACACCCTATGTCCGATTGATGCTTTTGGAAGGGCCTTACATCCCCGACACTCTTAGTACAACCGATATCCTTTTCTTACGTAGGAATAGCACTGTCGATCTGCCTGACTTAATACCTAAAGCGTCTCCTAAGTTGGTGCTGTTGGATGGATCAAGCTCTGATAAAAGAATAATGAAGTATATTCGTCAATTGGATTCTTTGGCGATTCCCTATTATACGATGAAGAATAATTTTGCTTATGTTTGGGATAAGGATTTACGATAA
- a CDS encoding YdeI/OmpD-associated family protein encodes MDKTNKWNKELELLHTIILKAPLMETRKWGGPVFTYNGKNVISYAGFKNHFALWFFNGSHLPDTANVLTATQGEKTKNLRQWRFTNREQIDEKMILKYIDEAIQTENAGLRPKPGKKAYIPIPEILQAALTENKSFGEAFSRLSAAKQNEYNEYIEEAKQEKTKYTRIEKIRHIILEGKGLNDKYK; translated from the coding sequence ATGGACAAGACCAATAAATGGAACAAAGAATTAGAACTATTGCATACCATCATACTAAAAGCACCTTTGATGGAAACAAGGAAGTGGGGAGGTCCCGTCTTCACTTATAATGGTAAAAACGTGATTTCATATGCGGGATTCAAAAACCATTTTGCATTATGGTTCTTCAACGGATCGCACCTGCCCGATACTGCAAATGTACTTACCGCAACGCAAGGAGAGAAAACTAAGAATCTACGACAATGGCGATTTACAAATCGGGAACAGATAGATGAAAAGATGATTCTAAAATATATCGATGAAGCAATTCAAACTGAAAACGCCGGACTAAGACCTAAACCAGGAAAAAAGGCCTATATTCCAATCCCTGAAATCCTACAAGCTGCCTTAACAGAGAACAAAAGTTTTGGAGAGGCTTTCTCAAGATTAAGTGCAGCTAAGCAAAATGAATATAACGAGTATATAGAAGAGGCCAAGCAAGAAAAAACTAAGTACACACGGATTGAAAAGATAAGACATATCATTTTAGAGGGCAAAGGCCTAAATGATAAGTACAAGTAG
- a CDS encoding acyl-CoA thioesterase: MFVFENQLRVRYAETDQMGYMYYGNYAAFYEVARTEMLRSTGISYKELEEMGVMLPVLELNCRYLKPARYDELITIKTKIRVKPSIRLKFEHELFNEAGELINTGSAELVFVDIVKNKPCLPPAIFQEKMSAYFGD, translated from the coding sequence ATGTTTGTATTCGAGAATCAACTACGTGTAAGATATGCTGAAACGGACCAAATGGGCTATATGTACTATGGTAATTATGCTGCTTTCTATGAAGTAGCTCGTACAGAAATGCTACGAAGTACTGGAATATCGTACAAAGAACTGGAAGAAATGGGTGTGATGCTGCCTGTCTTGGAACTAAACTGCAGATATCTGAAACCAGCGCGCTACGATGAATTGATTACCATCAAGACAAAAATCAGGGTCAAGCCATCTATACGATTAAAATTTGAACACGAACTCTTTAATGAGGCCGGTGAACTCATCAATACAGGCTCGGCGGAGCTTGTATTTGTAGATATTGTCAAAAATAAACCCTGCCTACCTCCAGCTATTTTTCAAGAAAAAATGTCCGCTTATTTTGGAGATTAA
- the rpsA gene encoding 30S ribosomal protein S1, with product MAKKQEAEKELAAKNAELHGADTKVVKDTEKIESEADSKLIDEIKSNTWITPEGEFDWDLDEKKFGSYSDAERTKLEEQYAGTFNQINQGEIIEGIVVSVNNKDVVLNVGFKSDGLVALSEFRDLPDLKVGDKVDVFVESQEDANGQLVLSRKRAKTQKSWEAINEALENDAIIDGFVKSRTKGGLIVDIKGVEAFLPGSQIDIKPIRDYDIYVGKTMEFKVVKINHEFKNVVVSHKVLIEDDLENQKSEIVAKLEKGQVLEGTVKNITDFGVFIDLGGVDGLLHITDISWGRIEHPKEVLSLDQTINVVVLDFDDEKKRIALGLKQLSEHPWESLDKDLVIGSKVKGKIVTVADYGAFLEIIPGVEGLIHVSEMSWSQNLRSPQEFLKVGDEIEAEVLTLDRDERKMSLGIKQLTPDPWKNITDRYPVGSQQKAVVKNMTNFGVFVELEEGIDGLIHISDLSWSKKINHPNEFTKVGETLEVVVLELDEDNRKLSLGHKQLEENPWDTFETIFTIDSVHEGTVLKVGEKGDIVALQYGVEGFCPSKHSVKEDGTALKVDEVNQFKIIEFNKENKRLVISHSRIWEDERAEARVEEFNARKKEAKAATSAVKKVKDSVEKSTLGDLDVLAQLKEQMEGDEKKSK from the coding sequence ATGGCAAAAAAACAAGAAGCAGAAAAAGAGTTAGCAGCGAAAAACGCAGAGCTACACGGTGCTGACACCAAAGTGGTGAAAGACACAGAAAAAATTGAATCAGAAGCTGATTCGAAATTAATCGACGAAATCAAATCCAACACTTGGATTACACCTGAAGGTGAATTCGATTGGGATCTTGACGAGAAAAAATTCGGAAGCTACAGCGACGCAGAACGCACTAAATTAGAAGAGCAATATGCTGGAACTTTCAACCAAATCAACCAAGGGGAGATCATTGAAGGTATTGTAGTATCGGTTAACAACAAAGATGTTGTCTTGAACGTTGGTTTCAAATCAGACGGTTTAGTTGCACTTTCTGAATTCCGTGATCTACCTGACTTGAAAGTTGGTGACAAAGTTGACGTTTTTGTAGAGTCACAAGAAGATGCTAACGGTCAGTTGGTGTTGTCTCGCAAACGCGCTAAAACTCAAAAATCTTGGGAAGCTATCAATGAAGCATTGGAAAATGATGCAATCATCGATGGTTTTGTTAAGAGCCGTACTAAAGGGGGGCTTATCGTGGATATCAAAGGTGTAGAGGCTTTCTTACCTGGATCTCAAATCGATATCAAACCTATCCGCGATTACGACATCTACGTTGGTAAAACAATGGAATTCAAAGTTGTTAAAATCAACCACGAATTTAAAAACGTTGTCGTATCTCACAAAGTATTGATTGAAGATGATTTGGAAAACCAAAAATCTGAAATCGTTGCTAAATTAGAAAAAGGTCAAGTATTAGAGGGTACTGTTAAAAATATTACAGATTTCGGTGTGTTCATCGACTTAGGTGGTGTAGACGGACTTCTTCATATCACAGATATTTCTTGGGGTCGTATCGAGCATCCAAAAGAAGTGTTATCACTAGATCAAACAATCAACGTTGTTGTATTAGATTTTGATGACGAGAAAAAACGTATTGCATTAGGATTGAAACAACTATCTGAGCACCCTTGGGAGTCATTGGATAAAGACCTTGTGATTGGTTCTAAAGTAAAAGGAAAAATCGTAACAGTTGCTGATTATGGTGCTTTCTTAGAAATTATCCCGGGTGTTGAAGGATTAATCCACGTATCTGAAATGTCTTGGTCACAAAACTTACGTTCTCCACAAGAGTTCTTAAAAGTAGGTGATGAAATCGAAGCCGAAGTATTGACTTTGGACAGAGACGAACGCAAGATGAGCCTAGGTATTAAACAATTGACTCCTGACCCTTGGAAAAACATCACTGATCGTTACCCTGTAGGCTCACAACAAAAAGCTGTTGTGAAGAACATGACTAACTTCGGTGTATTTGTTGAACTTGAAGAAGGTATCGATGGTCTAATCCATATTTCAGATCTTTCTTGGTCTAAGAAAATCAACCACCCTAACGAATTCACTAAAGTTGGTGAAACATTAGAAGTTGTTGTTTTAGAATTAGATGAAGACAACAGAAAATTAAGCTTAGGTCACAAACAATTAGAAGAGAACCCTTGGGACACTTTCGAGACTATCTTTACAATTGACTCTGTTCACGAAGGTACTGTATTGAAAGTTGGTGAAAAAGGCGATATCGTAGCTCTACAATATGGTGTTGAAGGATTCTGTCCATCTAAACATTCTGTAAAAGAAGACGGTACTGCATTGAAAGTTGACGAAGTTAACCAGTTCAAAATCATTGAATTCAACAAAGAAAACAAACGCTTGGTTATATCTCACTCTCGTATTTGGGAAGATGAGAGAGCTGAAGCTCGTGTGGAAGAATTCAATGCACGTAAAAAAGAAGCAAAAGCGGCTACTTCTGCTGTGAAAAAAGTGAAAGACTCGGTTGAGAAATCTACTTTAGGTGACTTAGACGTTCTAGCACAATTGAAAGAGCAAATGGAAGGTGACGAAAAGAAATCTAAATAA